The following are from one region of the Ruficoccus sp. ZRK36 genome:
- a CDS encoding SDR family oxidoreductase — translation MSTESPRKIVLTGITRGLGRALVEKFTRLGHTVIGCGRRFEAVEEVRRALDPYPYLSVVDVLDTESVQAWALDVQDRFGAPDLLINNAAVAHPGKAFWELSQEDYDSVIDTNVKGPANVMRAFLPGMIARGSGIVVNISSGVGRFAVKNFSAYVASKHAVEGLSKAVALDLPKGLACVPLSPGVVDTDMLKAHWGEERSGQEIDPASWAEIAAPFILGLTPADNGKSLNTSEER, via the coding sequence ATGAGCACCGAATCTCCGCGCAAGATCGTCCTGACAGGTATTACCCGTGGCCTGGGCCGTGCCCTGGTGGAAAAGTTTACGCGTCTCGGCCATACGGTCATCGGCTGCGGGCGACGGTTTGAGGCGGTGGAGGAGGTGCGACGCGCGCTCGATCCTTATCCCTACCTGTCCGTGGTGGATGTGCTCGACACCGAGTCTGTGCAGGCCTGGGCGCTCGATGTGCAGGACCGTTTCGGGGCACCGGATCTATTGATCAACAACGCCGCAGTGGCGCATCCGGGAAAGGCCTTCTGGGAGCTGTCGCAGGAGGATTACGATTCCGTTATCGATACGAATGTGAAAGGCCCGGCCAATGTCATGCGGGCCTTCCTGCCGGGGATGATCGCCCGCGGGAGCGGGATCGTGGTCAATATTAGCTCCGGGGTGGGGCGCTTTGCGGTGAAGAATTTCTCCGCCTATGTCGCCTCCAAGCATGCCGTCGAGGGGCTGAGCAAAGCCGTGGCGCTGGATTTGCCCAAGGGGCTGGCCTGCGTGCCGCTTTCTCCCGGCGTGGTGGATACCGATATGCTCAAAGCCCACTGGGGAGAGGAGCGCTCGGGGCAGGAGATTGATCCCGCCTCGTGGGCGGAAATCGCTGCGCCCTTTATTCTCGGCCTCACGCCAGCCGACAATGGCAAATCTTTGAACACCTCCGAGGAGAGGTAA
- a CDS encoding MBL fold metallo-hydrolase — protein MEVTFLGTGTSQGVPMIAHENEGCDLTNTKNWRTRCAMHIVMDGWHVQIDAGPEFRLQCLRHDLRQIDTFILTHGHADHIMGMDDLRRFCDLRNFSALEVYSSEEGLTRLRQVFPYAIGDKPVRKGYAAFRPIPMPEKLETPGGDIYSTLLPHGGFESLGLVFVEKSTGSKFVYYNDCKEITPRGYELAEGAAAVVLDGLRPTEHPSHMTIDEATEAALKIGAPQSWLTHLTFQVDHATWEAKLPETVHLAYDGLKLTL, from the coding sequence ATGGAAGTGACTTTTTTAGGGACGGGCACCTCGCAGGGGGTTCCCATGATCGCGCACGAGAATGAGGGCTGCGACCTGACGAATACGAAAAACTGGCGCACCCGCTGCGCCATGCACATCGTGATGGACGGCTGGCACGTCCAGATCGACGCCGGACCGGAGTTCCGGCTGCAGTGCCTGCGCCATGACCTACGCCAGATCGATACCTTTATCCTGACCCACGGGCACGCCGACCACATCATGGGCATGGACGACCTGCGGCGCTTCTGCGACCTGCGCAACTTCAGCGCGCTGGAGGTGTACAGCTCCGAGGAGGGCCTGACCCGCCTGCGCCAGGTGTTCCCCTATGCCATCGGCGACAAACCCGTCCGCAAGGGCTACGCGGCCTTTCGCCCCATCCCCATGCCCGAAAAGCTGGAGACCCCCGGCGGCGATATTTACTCCACCCTGCTCCCGCACGGCGGTTTTGAATCACTGGGCCTGGTCTTCGTGGAAAAGTCCACCGGCAGCAAATTTGTCTACTACAACGACTGCAAGGAGATCACTCCGCGCGGCTACGAACTCGCCGAGGGCGCGGCAGCGGTCGTGCTGGACGGGCTCCGCCCCACCGAGCACCCTAGCCACATGACCATCGACGAGGCCACCGAGGCCGCCCTCAAAATCGGTGCCCCCCAGAGCTGGCTCACGCACCTGACTTTCCAGGTCGATCACGCCACCTGGGAGGCCAAGCTCCCCGAGACCGTCCACCTGGCCTACGACGGGCTCAAGCTCACGCTCTGA